Proteins from a single region of Acidobacteriota bacterium:
- a CDS encoding VWA domain-containing protein: protein MNDLRHGCPRFLWRTVLAGLILSGGLAVFCSLVLAQGGSSGGAANSNSPKERIQVDVDLVNVLFTARDKKGNLVPNLTRDRVRVFEDGRLQTITNFSRESNQPLAVVLLMDSSSSARASLKVQQEAAIDFFHNTIQRKRDKGMLMTFDSTIDVLQDFVDDPDRLSKAVKSVRIGGGTKMYDAIQVACLEKLAGLTGPRRILVLIGDGDDNMSYETFDSAVAIAQRSEVSVYTISTNNSGFFGMSQPKQDKLLKRLAEVTGGRAYFPPKIDDLAMSFFRISEELRSQYSVAYRSTNSSRDGAFRRIKINIKGKKVKLQYRKGYYAPTS from the coding sequence ATGAACGATTTGCGCCATGGATGCCCGAGATTCCTGTGGAGGACGGTCCTGGCCGGATTGATCCTGTCGGGCGGGCTGGCAGTCTTCTGTTCCCTGGTCCTGGCCCAAGGCGGGAGCAGTGGCGGCGCGGCAAACTCCAATAGCCCCAAGGAAAGGATTCAGGTCGACGTAGACCTCGTCAACGTCCTTTTCACTGCCCGTGACAAGAAAGGGAACCTGGTTCCAAACCTGACTCGAGACCGTGTCAGGGTTTTCGAAGACGGCCGGCTGCAGACCATCACCAACTTTTCCCGAGAGTCGAATCAGCCCCTGGCAGTCGTCCTGCTGATGGATAGCAGCTCCAGCGCCAGGGCCAGCCTCAAAGTGCAGCAGGAAGCTGCCATCGACTTCTTCCACAACACCATCCAGCGCAAGCGGGACAAAGGAATGCTGATGACCTTTGACTCGACCATCGACGTGCTGCAGGACTTCGTGGACGATCCCGACAGGCTGTCCAAGGCCGTCAAGTCAGTGAGAATCGGTGGCGGGACCAAGATGTACGACGCCATTCAGGTCGCCTGCCTGGAGAAACTGGCGGGGCTGACCGGACCGAGACGCATCCTGGTACTCATCGGCGACGGCGACGACAACATGAGCTATGAAACGTTCGACTCGGCCGTAGCCATCGCTCAGCGATCCGAAGTATCCGTTTACACCATCAGCACCAACAACAGCGGATTCTTCGGGATGTCGCAGCCCAAGCAGGACAAGCTCCTGAAGCGTCTGGCCGAGGTCACCGGAGGCAGAGCTTACTTCCCGCCCAAGATCGACGACCTGGCCATGAGCTTCTTTCGAATTTCAGAGGAACTGCGCAGCCAGTACTCGGTGGCCTACCGCTCCACCAACTCCAGCCGCGATGGCGCCTTCCGTCGGATCAAGATCAACATAAAAGGCAAAAAGGTCAAGCTGCAGTACCGGAAGGGATACTACGCGCCCACCAGTTAG